In Levilactobacillus brevis, a single genomic region encodes these proteins:
- a CDS encoding competence protein — protein MQDQLVDALYAQRRSDYACPACHQRVGLRHGTRVQPYFAHRPQSPCSILSEGETPQHIAGKRQLAAFFADWGPVTLEHVLPEIQQRADCWVARPTRPPVALEFQCSPITTQQVWSRTTGYRRLGVHPLWLLGSRYARQKLGWSLIERFAQHLRGWGLCLLFWDVRRQRLRIDHHLYQDALGNYHGRTTWLATLSALTAGNQQPLPKLVLNYPAWRSRLARDLHLKTPAVLAVQEHLYPLGHHLLDIPSTLATTAKTRPLFGQGLLIWRALVAAKLFALPTTTVAAATVNRLAVSSFQVVGGHYRAVGVTADQSLEIAKRQLMADLERQGYLRTVAAGWVILRPLRWVGEIKK, from the coding sequence TTGCAGGATCAGTTGGTGGATGCGCTATACGCACAGCGGCGATCAGACTACGCCTGTCCGGCCTGTCATCAACGCGTGGGCTTGCGGCACGGAACGCGCGTGCAGCCGTACTTTGCCCATCGTCCACAATCCCCCTGTTCGATTCTAAGCGAGGGAGAGACGCCCCAGCATATTGCGGGTAAACGCCAACTGGCCGCTTTCTTTGCGGATTGGGGACCCGTCACGTTGGAGCACGTGTTGCCTGAAATTCAGCAGCGTGCGGATTGTTGGGTGGCACGCCCAACCCGGCCGCCAGTGGCGTTGGAATTTCAGTGTAGTCCCATCACCACGCAGCAGGTCTGGTCACGAACGACAGGGTACCGCCGGCTGGGTGTCCATCCCCTGTGGCTCCTCGGGAGTCGTTATGCGCGACAGAAGCTGGGATGGTCGCTGATTGAACGATTCGCGCAGCATTTACGCGGTTGGGGTCTCTGCCTGTTATTTTGGGATGTTCGCCGGCAACGGTTGCGAATCGACCACCATCTCTATCAAGATGCACTGGGAAACTATCATGGTCGTACGACCTGGCTGGCGACGCTGTCCGCACTGACCGCTGGCAATCAACAGCCGTTGCCGAAGCTGGTCTTGAACTATCCAGCTTGGCGCTCCCGATTAGCGCGGGACCTTCACCTGAAAACACCGGCCGTCTTGGCCGTCCAAGAGCACCTTTATCCGCTGGGCCACCACCTCTTGGATATTCCCAGCACGTTGGCTACGACGGCAAAGACCCGACCACTCTTTGGCCAAGGCCTACTGATTTGGCGCGCACTGGTTGCCGCGAAGCTCTTCGCGCTACCGACGACAACTGTAGCGGCTGCGACCGTTAATCGGCTAGCCGTCAGTAGTTTTCAGGTGGTGGGCGGCCATTATCGGGCAGTGGGGGTGACGGCTGACCAGTCATTAGAGATTGCTAAGCGGCAGTTGATGGCCGACCTGGAGAGACAAGGGTATTTGCGCACGGTTGCCGCCGGCTGGGTGATCCTGCGCCCTTTGCGGTGGGTCGGAGAAATTAAAAAATAG
- the trmB gene encoding tRNA (guanosine(46)-N7)-methyltransferase TrmB yields MRVRNKPWAKDYVAEHPERLVEEPEPLKGNWQSRFPKEQPLYIEIGTGKGQFIVEMAKAHPDRNFIGIEIQFSVIAAALKKVVASELTNIQLVHTDGEAVNTFFAAGEVAGLYLNFSDPWPKSRHAKRRLTSPVFLAHYADVLQPKGEIQFKTDNRGLFEYSLGSLNNFGLVFDGVWLDLHAATDGVEDIQTEYEQKFSAKGPIYQVIAHFPMKDQD; encoded by the coding sequence GTGCGTGTGCGAAATAAACCGTGGGCCAAGGATTACGTGGCCGAACATCCTGAACGTTTGGTAGAGGAACCAGAACCATTGAAGGGCAATTGGCAGAGCCGCTTTCCCAAGGAACAACCGTTGTACATTGAAATCGGAACGGGGAAAGGACAGTTCATCGTCGAGATGGCCAAGGCCCATCCGGATCGGAACTTTATTGGAATTGAAATCCAATTTTCCGTGATTGCGGCGGCGCTGAAGAAGGTCGTGGCCAGTGAGTTAACCAACATTCAGTTGGTCCACACTGATGGCGAAGCGGTGAATACGTTCTTTGCGGCGGGCGAAGTAGCTGGCCTGTACCTGAACTTCTCCGATCCGTGGCCCAAGTCGCGGCACGCCAAGCGGCGGTTGACATCACCCGTGTTTTTGGCGCACTATGCCGATGTCCTTCAGCCTAAAGGAGAGATCCAATTTAAGACCGACAACCGCGGCTTGTTTGAGTATTCCTTGGGGAGCTTGAATAACTTCGGCCTGGTCTTCGATGGGGTGTGGCTGGACTTGCACGCGGCAACGGATGGCGTGGAAGATATTCAGACGGAATACGAACAGAAGTTCTCGGCGAAGGGACCAATCTATCAAGTGATTGCCCACTTCCCGATGAAGGATCAAGATTAA
- a CDS encoding phosphotransferase family protein codes for MALDISDGWSLYPLGGNTGTAYMGTKASQKVFLKQNASPFLAALSMEGITPRLVWTKRLASGDVMTAQEWLNGRTLHREEMREQRVARLLHRVHHAHLLHDMLLKVGGRFTTPAQLLARLQPALAADLRRHPLIQSAFATLQEEQPQLPKTHYEVCHGDLNHKNWLLSDRRRLYLVDWDAATFADPAYDLGALLCEYVPLEEWRRWLQDYGETITADLTARVNWYARIHCLSVIADSYHQQRFQIMNQHLILLEKLTRASVTD; via the coding sequence ATGGCGCTGGATATCAGTGACGGTTGGAGTCTGTATCCGCTGGGCGGAAATACCGGCACGGCGTATATGGGAACGAAGGCTTCACAAAAAGTGTTCTTAAAACAAAATGCGTCACCGTTTCTGGCCGCGCTCTCCATGGAGGGCATCACACCCCGGTTGGTGTGGACTAAGCGGCTTGCCAGTGGGGATGTCATGACTGCCCAGGAGTGGCTCAATGGCCGGACGTTGCACCGCGAGGAAATGCGCGAGCAACGGGTCGCTCGGCTACTTCATCGGGTCCATCATGCCCACCTGCTTCATGATATGTTATTAAAAGTCGGCGGACGATTTACCACGCCCGCCCAGTTGTTAGCTCGCTTGCAGCCAGCCTTAGCCGCTGACTTACGCCGCCATCCGCTGATTCAATCGGCGTTTGCGACGTTGCAGGAGGAGCAACCGCAACTGCCCAAGACGCATTACGAAGTTTGTCATGGTGATTTAAATCATAAGAACTGGTTGTTGTCTGACCGCCGGCGCCTGTACCTGGTCGACTGGGACGCTGCAACGTTTGCGGACCCGGCCTATGATCTGGGTGCCCTGCTCTGTGAATACGTGCCACTGGAAGAATGGCGACGTTGGCTTCAGGACTACGGTGAGACGATCACGGCTGATTTGACCGCGCGGGTGAACTGGTACGCGCGGATTCACTGCCTGAGTGTGATTGCGGACAGCTACCACCAACAACGGTTTCAAATTATGAATCAACACTTAATTTTACTGGAAAAACTGACAAGAGCGTCAGTAACGGATTAA
- a CDS encoding ABC transporter permease, producing MTGLFKTRLQRHLREMAKYLRLVFNDFFVFALLFLLGGLGYGYSNMLKTLKTGYWWAPVVALVVLAIVAQIGRFATLIEDADRVFLLPKERAMHAYLVAARRYSQGLAQATQLVAVFLLAPFMSVTMGWPVLRLVELGVAQIILKDALLRLDLASAYQINGQTRMNHWAIKWGVSLIILAVGLWTVPWAAIILALILDGAVATWLAQHWQKQQIRWREQIKIEDNRMLGIYRFFNMFTEVPMLSGTIKRRRYLDGLYKLIKPSHDHLYLYLFSRGMVRGSEFSGLVVRLTVIGMLLLYFVRGEWLPVILAALFIYLIGFQLLPFFQQYDDVVFTHVYPVLPAQRLKSFVTLITLILSVAALLLWLVVVVANPHVLTAGMTLLVEVIEVWYLARIYTPHRLARSVENRG from the coding sequence ATGACCGGATTATTTAAGACGCGGCTGCAGCGCCATCTCCGGGAAATGGCCAAGTATTTGCGGCTCGTATTCAATGATTTCTTTGTTTTTGCGTTACTCTTCTTACTCGGTGGACTGGGTTATGGCTATTCCAATATGTTGAAGACGCTCAAGACCGGTTACTGGTGGGCGCCCGTGGTGGCCTTAGTCGTCTTGGCAATCGTCGCTCAGATTGGCCGGTTCGCCACCTTGATTGAGGATGCCGACCGGGTCTTCTTGCTGCCTAAGGAACGGGCGATGCACGCCTATCTCGTGGCGGCACGGCGTTACAGCCAGGGACTGGCCCAAGCCACCCAGCTTGTGGCGGTCTTCTTACTGGCCCCCTTCATGAGCGTGACAATGGGGTGGCCTGTGTTACGCCTCGTCGAATTGGGCGTGGCGCAGATTATCCTTAAGGACGCGTTGCTGCGGTTGGACTTGGCCAGTGCCTACCAGATAAATGGTCAGACGCGGATGAACCACTGGGCCATCAAGTGGGGTGTGAGTCTGATTATCTTGGCGGTTGGTCTCTGGACGGTGCCGTGGGCCGCAATTATTTTGGCGCTCATCCTCGATGGGGCTGTGGCCACTTGGCTTGCGCAGCATTGGCAGAAACAACAGATTCGTTGGCGTGAGCAGATCAAGATTGAGGATAACCGGATGCTGGGCATTTATCGTTTCTTCAACATGTTCACGGAAGTTCCGATGTTGTCGGGCACCATCAAGCGTCGCCGCTACCTAGATGGCCTGTACAAGCTCATCAAGCCTAGTCACGACCACCTTTACCTTTACCTCTTTAGTCGCGGCATGGTGCGGGGCAGCGAATTCAGTGGCCTAGTCGTTCGCCTAACCGTGATTGGCATGCTTCTGTTGTACTTCGTTCGTGGCGAGTGGCTGCCGGTGATCTTGGCGGCACTCTTTATCTACCTGATTGGCTTTCAACTCTTACCATTCTTCCAGCAATACGATGATGTGGTCTTTACCCACGTCTATCCTGTCTTGCCCGCGCAACGGCTCAAGAGCTTCGTGACGCTGATTACGTTGATTTTGAGCGTGGCGGCCTTGTTACTCTGGCTGGTCGTGGTCGTGGCCAATCCGCACGTGTTGACGGCTGGCATGACGCTGCTAGTGGAGGTCATCGAAGTTTGGTATCTGGCAAGAATCTACACGCCACACCGGTTAGCCCGTTCTGTTGAAAATAGGGGTTGA
- a CDS encoding ABC transporter ATP-binding protein — MYMALEVSHVVGGYSQIPVLKDISFDVKDGELVGLIGLNGAGKSTTINHIIGLLTPHKGTITLNGVTIQQDSQAYKQQIAYIPETPVLYQELTLREHLEVSMMAYDLDHDQAWATAHKLLKTFRLDNKLDWFPANFSKGMKQKVMIVCAFLTQAKLFIIDEPFLGLDPLAVNDLLQLIEDRKRQGASILMSTHVLDTAQRYCDRFVLLHDGQVKTEGTLSELQAALPEAGESLNDIYLSMTKVDRA, encoded by the coding sequence ATGTATATGGCCTTAGAAGTTAGCCACGTTGTGGGGGGCTACTCCCAGATTCCCGTCTTAAAAGATATCAGCTTTGACGTTAAGGACGGCGAATTAGTTGGTTTAATCGGGCTCAACGGTGCCGGTAAATCAACGACAATTAATCATATTATTGGGTTGCTCACACCCCACAAGGGGACGATTACCTTGAATGGCGTGACGATTCAACAGGATAGTCAGGCGTACAAACAGCAGATTGCCTATATCCCCGAGACACCGGTGCTTTACCAAGAACTCACGTTGCGTGAGCATCTGGAGGTGTCGATGATGGCGTACGACCTGGATCACGACCAGGCGTGGGCTACGGCGCATAAGTTACTGAAGACGTTCCGGTTGGACAATAAGCTGGATTGGTTCCCGGCGAACTTTTCCAAAGGGATGAAGCAAAAGGTCATGATCGTCTGTGCCTTTCTGACGCAGGCCAAGTTATTTATAATTGATGAACCCTTCTTGGGGCTGGACCCGTTGGCGGTCAATGACCTTTTACAATTAATTGAAGATCGTAAGCGTCAGGGGGCCAGCATCCTCATGTCGACCCACGTGTTGGATACGGCCCAACGGTACTGTGACCGGTTTGTCCTGCTTCACGACGGCCAGGTGAAGACCGAAGGCACGCTCAGCGAGTTACAAGCCGCTCTTCCGGAAGCGGGGGAATCGCTGAACGACATCTACCTTTCGATGACGAAGGTTGATCGCGCATGA
- a CDS encoding HIT family protein, producing MTLEPHYDDDCVFCKILKGDIPSYTVYEDNIVKAFLDISQGTPGHTLVIPKTHVKDIFAYDADLAAAVFSRIPRIARAVKAANPAITGMNIVNNNGKVAYQSVFHSHFHLVPRYTDDDDFRMIFKDNSGNYTPDDYAAIQAKIKAQLED from the coding sequence ATGACACTCGAACCGCACTATGATGACGATTGTGTCTTTTGCAAAATCTTAAAGGGGGATATCCCGAGCTACACGGTCTACGAGGACAACATCGTCAAGGCCTTCCTCGACATCTCACAGGGGACGCCGGGCCACACGCTGGTGATTCCGAAGACCCACGTCAAGGACATCTTCGCCTACGACGCCGATCTCGCCGCAGCCGTCTTCTCCCGGATTCCCCGGATTGCCCGAGCCGTTAAAGCGGCTAACCCCGCCATTACCGGCATGAACATCGTCAACAATAACGGTAAGGTGGCGTACCAATCCGTCTTTCACTCTCACTTCCATCTGGTACCGCGCTACACGGACGATGATGATTTCCGGATGATCTTTAAGGATAATTCCGGCAACTACACGCCAGATGATTACGCGGCTATTCAGGCTAAAATCAAGGCACAACTGGAGGACTAA
- a CDS encoding peptidylprolyl isomerase: MKKWFIALAGLLLTVTLAGCGNQTVATTSGGKITESAYYSSLKGTSSGKQVLQQMILNKVLEKQYGDKVKKSEVTKQFNTYKTQYGSSFKSVLSQSGMTESSLKTEIRSNLLLKEAVKDNVTITDAQYKKQFKSYEPEVSVAHILVSKKSTANTVISELKDTKKSDMTSEFTKLAKKYSTDTATKNKGGKLSAFDSTDTSLDSTFKKAAFKLKTGEYTATPVKTQYGYHVILMLKNPGKGTIKEHKAELKKQIIDNDMNDSTVLHNVVAKVLKKGDVSIKDNDLKNILSDYLSSSKSSTTSSSSSK; the protein is encoded by the coding sequence ATGAAGAAATGGTTTATCGCCCTTGCCGGCTTGTTACTGACTGTAACGCTTGCTGGTTGTGGGAACCAAACCGTTGCAACCACTAGCGGTGGTAAAATCACCGAAAGTGCTTACTACAGCAGTTTGAAGGGAACTTCATCTGGTAAGCAAGTTCTGCAACAAATGATCCTGAACAAGGTCTTGGAAAAGCAATACGGTGACAAGGTTAAGAAGTCCGAAGTTACCAAGCAATTTAACACTTACAAGACCCAATACGGTTCATCATTCAAGAGTGTCCTTTCCCAAAGTGGGATGACGGAATCCAGCTTAAAGACTGAAATTCGTTCTAACTTACTTCTGAAGGAAGCCGTTAAGGACAACGTTACGATCACGGACGCCCAATACAAGAAGCAATTCAAGAGCTACGAACCAGAAGTTTCCGTTGCCCACATCTTAGTTTCCAAGAAGTCCACTGCTAACACGGTTATCAGCGAATTGAAGGATACCAAGAAGAGCGACATGACGAGTGAATTCACGAAGTTAGCTAAGAAGTACTCCACTGATACGGCTACCAAGAACAAGGGTGGTAAGTTGAGTGCCTTCGATAGCACCGATACTTCTCTGGATTCAACCTTCAAGAAGGCTGCCTTCAAGCTGAAGACTGGCGAATACACCGCTACGCCTGTTAAGACGCAATACGGTTACCACGTCATCTTGATGCTGAAGAACCCTGGTAAGGGAACCATCAAGGAACACAAGGCCGAATTGAAGAAGCAAATCATTGACAACGACATGAACGATTCTACTGTTCTGCACAACGTGGTTGCCAAGGTCTTGAAGAAGGGTGACGTTTCCATCAAGGATAACGATTTGAAGAACATCTTGTCTGATTACTTATCATCAAGCAAGTCTTCAACCACGTCATCTTCATCATCCAAGTAA
- a CDS encoding sugar O-acetyltransferase, translating into MTNRDKMHTGDLYLPDDPAIEVEQKRYLDKLYDYNHTRPSQSEQQQRLLQELFAELGPNCYIEPPFHANFGGHHVHFGANIYANFNLTLVDDTHIYVGDHTMIGPNVTLATAGHPINAELRAQNYQYNMPVHIGRNCWLGAGVIVLPGITIGDNVVVGAGSVVTKDLPDNVVAVGDPCRVLREVNDHDREFYFKDRRIDPALFEK; encoded by the coding sequence ATGACGAATCGGGACAAAATGCATACGGGCGACCTCTACTTGCCGGACGATCCGGCCATTGAGGTTGAACAGAAACGCTATCTAGATAAGCTTTACGACTACAATCACACGCGGCCCAGTCAGTCCGAGCAACAACAGCGACTGCTTCAGGAGTTGTTTGCCGAGCTGGGGCCCAACTGTTACATTGAACCACCGTTTCACGCGAACTTCGGTGGGCACCACGTCCACTTTGGCGCCAACATTTACGCCAACTTCAATTTGACGTTGGTCGATGATACCCACATCTACGTGGGCGACCACACCATGATTGGACCGAACGTCACGCTAGCTACGGCGGGTCATCCCATCAACGCGGAATTGCGGGCGCAGAATTATCAGTACAACATGCCGGTTCACATTGGTCGGAACTGCTGGCTCGGTGCCGGCGTTATCGTCCTGCCCGGCATCACGATTGGCGACAATGTGGTCGTTGGTGCGGGCAGTGTCGTGACCAAGGATTTGCCGGATAACGTGGTCGCGGTGGGCGATCCGTGTCGCGTGTTGCGCGAGGTTAACGATCATGATCGCGAATTTTACTTCAAGGATCGGCGGATTGACCCAGCCTTATTTGAGAAATGA
- a CDS encoding HD domain-containing protein produces the protein MAATKQLMDYAVDEAVDLFVLLKSADVRIAKNGKQYIALVFEDRSGEISGKYWDASDEDVTNYVAGRIVHLQGKRENYQTHPQIKIFHLRLSKPGEPTDPEQFIEQAPMDRAAMEDYINQTIFEITQPTWNRLVRKLLGEYQDQFFTYPAAKSNHHAFKGGLAFHTISILKLAHSVVKQYPDLNAPLLFAGAILHDLGKTIELSGPQATTYTLAGNLVGHIVLIDGELVRACEPLKLDPQAEDVLLLRHMVLSHHGLLEYGSPVRPALREADVLHQLDELDASIMMLDTVVEHTEPGEFSERVFALDGRRFYRPTTDAPKDQQD, from the coding sequence ATGGCGGCAACAAAACAATTAATGGACTATGCAGTAGACGAAGCGGTTGACTTATTCGTGCTCCTTAAGTCCGCCGATGTGCGGATAGCAAAGAATGGGAAGCAGTATATTGCCCTAGTCTTTGAGGATCGTTCCGGCGAGATTTCTGGGAAATATTGGGACGCCTCCGACGAAGACGTCACCAATTACGTCGCAGGCCGGATCGTCCACTTGCAAGGCAAACGGGAGAATTATCAAACGCATCCCCAGATTAAGATTTTCCATCTGCGACTGTCCAAACCTGGCGAGCCGACCGATCCTGAACAATTTATCGAGCAGGCACCGATGGACCGGGCAGCCATGGAAGACTACATCAATCAAACTATCTTTGAAATTACGCAGCCAACCTGGAACCGGTTAGTGCGAAAACTGCTGGGAGAATACCAGGATCAGTTCTTCACGTATCCGGCGGCCAAGAGTAATCATCACGCGTTTAAGGGGGGCTTGGCGTTTCACACCATCTCCATCTTGAAGCTGGCTCATTCGGTGGTGAAACAGTATCCGGATTTAAACGCGCCGCTACTGTTCGCCGGGGCCATCTTGCATGATCTAGGCAAGACCATTGAGCTATCGGGGCCCCAAGCGACGACCTACACCCTGGCCGGTAATCTGGTGGGGCACATCGTTCTGATTGATGGCGAATTGGTCCGGGCTTGCGAGCCGCTGAAGCTGGATCCGCAGGCTGAAGATGTGCTATTGCTACGGCACATGGTTCTCAGTCATCACGGTTTATTGGAGTACGGTTCGCCAGTGCGGCCGGCCTTGCGAGAAGCCGATGTGCTTCATCAACTCGACGAACTGGACGCCTCCATCATGATGTTGGATACCGTGGTGGAACATACGGAACCGGGAGAATTCTCGGAACGCGTCTTTGCCTTGGACGGTCGGCGCTTCTACCGGCCAACCACGGATGCGCCCAAGGATCAGCAAGACTAG
- a CDS encoding AAA family ATPase: MRLNRLTIYGFGKFHDRTFRLAAGLTVLLGPNEAGKSTLTQFISAIFFGFPTKKHPELRYEPLDGSQFGGEIAFTLAGTDYLLSRVDGPRGGKVTLRNTTLDLTLPAATLSRLLAPVDAQLFKNVYAMNEPQLGTVFSASKQELVDRLRHVGAVGSDFWLRQAQQLDRAADDLYKPQGRKPALNQLLQEHATLTAKLNKANASYATYWDLLQHQQQRRQQQTDLQRQLAVQRQIASQYDQQLALWPVYQQWRELASTPTSTHDGFQQRDATALERLTNQVKATQAAQQADQDQLSSLQAQQQLDPLFQDYLLVSGQVDPLIARLPDITIAERERHRLQADQADLQHQADGIEQQYAADGQMPRTFSLATTQRVRQLKSNLTLATQKRRRLQQQLNQLNEQYRQQQPTRQQHKNPLADKQIGWLAAGLIVLVGSMFLPATLFKLAGALLGVAVGYYGVFIVDSSTPASRQQQSLEEDIRDVQAQLREDGQVIDRVTRQLDDIGDAHGLGNIPVDQWTAAQEAIVTWERLTQRLEATTAQQATAAQTVTEFQTAVQRVLPRAAANDLTALITQLKTLQATQQHLQSQESDVTAIAARLKRDQVAIDQARQAVTTFLRTRNVRSTDAFYRQYEQVRAQGNRLSQRAALAQQMGDQQLAALQRVSDQTTLRQQETAATQQVTTLQHQLDTVTEALATGAGQLAHLTASGTQATLRQQLANLETRMQSLTQDWMVDRLVSQWIAATLAAASGDRLPQIVKTASQFYGKLTENRYTEIELTPTTLRVRRPDGAWRSVSQLSRGTAEQLDFAVKLAFAVVMAEQVAMPVVIDDGLVNFDDQRRRAAYRLLATISAKVQVILLTADPVVADELTTETLIRLTD; encoded by the coding sequence ATGCGTCTTAATCGGCTCACGATTTACGGTTTCGGCAAATTTCACGACCGGACCTTTCGACTGGCGGCGGGATTGACGGTACTATTGGGACCCAACGAAGCTGGTAAGTCAACGTTGACGCAGTTTATCAGCGCCATCTTCTTTGGCTTTCCCACCAAGAAGCACCCCGAACTACGCTATGAACCGTTGGATGGTAGTCAGTTTGGCGGGGAGATTGCCTTCACGTTGGCCGGAACCGACTATCTACTTAGTCGCGTCGATGGGCCCCGAGGCGGCAAGGTCACTTTACGTAATACGACATTGGATTTAACTTTGCCGGCGGCCACACTCTCGCGCTTATTGGCGCCGGTAGATGCGCAGTTATTTAAGAACGTTTACGCCATGAATGAACCCCAACTGGGGACCGTGTTTTCCGCGTCCAAGCAGGAATTGGTCGATCGCCTTCGTCATGTGGGTGCAGTGGGCAGTGACTTTTGGCTACGGCAGGCCCAGCAATTGGACCGCGCCGCTGACGACCTGTATAAGCCACAGGGACGTAAACCGGCCCTGAACCAGCTACTTCAGGAACATGCGACGTTGACGGCCAAATTAAACAAGGCCAATGCCAGCTATGCCACTTACTGGGATCTACTGCAGCACCAGCAACAGCGGCGCCAACAACAAACGGATCTCCAGCGGCAGTTGGCCGTGCAACGCCAGATTGCTAGTCAGTATGACCAGCAACTGGCACTGTGGCCCGTTTATCAACAATGGCGCGAGTTGGCGTCCACGCCGACGTCCACGCACGACGGGTTTCAGCAGCGCGACGCTACGGCGCTGGAACGGCTAACCAATCAGGTGAAGGCCACGCAGGCAGCGCAACAGGCGGATCAGGATCAACTCAGCAGTCTGCAGGCACAACAGCAGCTCGACCCATTATTTCAGGATTATCTCCTGGTGAGTGGGCAAGTTGACCCCTTAATCGCCCGGCTGCCGGACATCACCATTGCCGAGCGTGAGCGCCACCGGTTACAGGCGGATCAAGCCGACCTGCAGCACCAGGCCGATGGGATTGAACAGCAGTACGCCGCGGATGGTCAGATGCCGCGAACCTTTTCACTGGCCACGACTCAGCGGGTTCGGCAGCTAAAGTCCAACCTGACGTTGGCCACGCAAAAGCGCCGCCGCTTGCAGCAACAGCTCAATCAATTAAACGAACAGTATCGCCAGCAACAACCGACGCGCCAGCAGCACAAGAATCCGTTGGCCGATAAGCAGATTGGCTGGTTGGCCGCCGGGTTGATTGTTTTAGTGGGGTCGATGTTCTTACCGGCGACACTCTTTAAGCTCGCTGGCGCCTTGTTGGGGGTGGCCGTGGGCTACTACGGCGTCTTCATCGTGGATAGCAGCACACCGGCCAGTCGGCAGCAGCAATCGCTAGAAGAAGACATTCGTGACGTTCAGGCCCAGCTCCGTGAGGATGGTCAGGTCATCGACCGGGTGACCCGACAGCTCGATGACATTGGTGACGCCCACGGTCTGGGCAATATACCGGTTGACCAGTGGACGGCGGCCCAAGAGGCCATTGTGACCTGGGAACGCCTGACGCAACGTCTTGAAGCAACCACGGCCCAACAGGCCACGGCGGCGCAGACGGTCACGGAGTTCCAGACGGCCGTTCAACGGGTCCTCCCGCGGGCTGCGGCCAACGATCTGACGGCCTTGATCACGCAGCTTAAGACGCTTCAGGCCACGCAGCAGCATCTACAGTCACAGGAAAGTGATGTCACGGCGATTGCCGCACGACTGAAGCGCGATCAGGTCGCCATCGACCAGGCCCGCCAGGCCGTGACGACCTTTCTGCGGACCCGCAACGTTCGGAGTACGGACGCCTTCTACCGCCAGTACGAACAAGTCCGTGCTCAGGGCAACCGGTTAAGCCAACGAGCGGCGCTGGCCCAGCAGATGGGCGATCAGCAATTGGCTGCCTTGCAGCGTGTGTCCGACCAGACCACGTTGCGCCAGCAGGAGACGGCGGCAACCCAGCAGGTCACCACGTTACAGCACCAGCTGGATACCGTGACCGAAGCATTGGCCACCGGAGCGGGGCAACTGGCCCATTTGACGGCGAGTGGAACGCAAGCCACGTTACGCCAGCAATTGGCCAATTTGGAAACGCGGATGCAATCGCTAACCCAAGACTGGATGGTCGACCGGTTGGTGAGCCAGTGGATTGCGGCCACTTTAGCCGCGGCCTCGGGTGATCGGCTCCCACAAATTGTGAAAACGGCTAGCCAATTCTATGGTAAATTAACGGAAAACCGGTATACTGAAATTGAACTCACCCCAACCACACTTCGGGTACGCCGGCCAGATGGCGCTTGGCGATCGGTCAGTCAGCTGTCGCGCGGAACGGCGGAACAACTGGACTTTGCGGTCAAGTTGGCCTTCGCCGTCGTCATGGCTGAACAGGTAGCCATGCCCGTGGTGATTGACGATGGCTTGGTGAATTTTGATGATCAGCGACGGCGGGCGGCTTATCGCTTGTTGGCGACGATTAGTGCCAAGGTACAGGTGATTTTGCTCACGGCCGATCCCGTGGTCGCAGATGAATTAACCACAGAAACTTTAATTCGATTAACCGATTAG